Genomic DNA from Neisseria lisongii:
ACGGCAGCAGCAGCGCTTCTTCCGGCGTGTTTCTCAATGCCGTATCGCCCCGTTATGCCGTGGCTTCCAGCGGCTATGCCAACAGCTACCGCCACCCGACGCAGGAAGTGCAAAACAGGGTGCGGGCGCACGGCATTAAATTGCTGCGTACCGATTATCAAGGTGCGTTGCAGTTTGAACTGGGCGGCAGCGGAGAAATCTTTCAGGGCAGCATGAGGCCGTACCGTTTTTATTGGCAGAAAAAACCGTTTGCCGCTGTGCCGTAGCGTCGGCGGTTTGAGCGTATCGCCGTAAATCAGGTTATAATGCGGGGCTTTAATGTTTACCTGAATGACCGGAGTGTGTTATCTATCGGTTCCCTGTCTCATCGGCGGGACAGGGTTCGTTGCCGATGACTTCGGGTTGTTCCGCTACTAAACGAAACGCTCTGTTTTCAGACGGCATGCCGTCTGAAAATCCTGTCAGACCTACTATAGTGGGTTCACTTTAAAAGTAGTACAAGGCGGCGAGCCGTAGACAGTACAGGTAGTACGGCAAGGCGAGCCAACGCCGTAATACTTTTAAAGCGAATTCACGATAAGATTTAAAGGAAACCCATGTTCCGTACCCTGTTGGGCGGCAAAATCCACCGTGCCACCGTAACCGAAGCCGATTTAAACTATGTCGGCAGCATTACTATTGACGAAGATTTGCTGGATGCCGCCGGTATCTGCGTCAATGAAAAAGTCGCCATCGTCAATAATAACAACGGCGAACGCTTGGAAACCTACACCATCGCCGGCAAACGGGGCAGCGGTGTCGTGTGCCTCAACGGTGCCGCTGCAAGGCTGGTGCAGAAAGGCGATATTGTGATTATCATGTCGTATGTGATGCTTTCCGAACCCGAAATCGCCGCCCACCAACCCAAAGTCGTATTGGTGGATGGGCAAAACAAAATTCGTGAAGTGATTGCTTACGAACCGCCGCACACCGTTTTATAGCCGCAATTCCCCCAATCCGTCCCATAATGAAAGGACAGCCATGAATATCCAAATCAACCATCTGAATGTCGGCAACGATTTACCGTTTACCCTGTTTGGCGGCATCAACGTCTTGGAAGACCTCGATTCCACGCTGAAAGCCTGCGAACATTATGTTGCCGTTACCCAAAAACTCGGCATTCCCTATGTGTTCAAAGCCTCGTTTGACAAAGCCAACCGCTCGTCTATCCACTCATTCCGAGGTGTCGGCTTGGACGAAGGCCTGAAAATCTTTGAAGCGGTGAAGCGGGAATTTAATGTTCCCGTGATTACCGATGTTCACGAACCGTACCAATGCCGCCCCGTTGCCGAAGTCTGCGACGTTATCCAACTTCCCGCCTTTTTGGCACGCCAAACCGATTTGGTGGTCGCCATGGCGCAAACCGGCAATGTTATCAACATCAAAAAACCGCAGTTTCTCAGCCCGTCGCAAATGAAAAACATCGTGGAAAAATTCCAAGAAGCCGGTAACGACAAACTGATTTTATGCGAACGGGGCGCAAATTTCGGCTACGACAATCTGGTAGTCGATATGCTCGGCTTCGGCGTAATGAAACAAAGCTGCGGCGGCTTGCCGATTATCTTTGACGTAACCCATTCCCTGCAAACCCGTGCCAGCGGCGCAGCCGCTTCTGGCGGCCGCCGCACACAGGCCTTGGATTTAGCACAGGCGGGCATGGCCACCCGCTTGGCCGGCCTTTTCCTCGAAGCCCACGCCAACCCCGACCAAGCCCGCTGCGACGGCCCCAGCGCCTTGCCGCTGGCGCAACTCGAAGATTTCCTGATTCGGGTCAAAGCCGTGGACGACACCGTAAAATCGTTTGCACCGATGGTGATTGAATAAATTAAGTAATGGAATCAAAACCATGCCGTCTGAAAAGTGATTTTCAGACGGCATGTTCTAGTTAAAACATCAAATTTTCTGTACAAACCTGTAAGCTACTGTCATTAATCTACTTAATTTTTATACAATTTCCCTTGTCATTCTCACACAGGCGGGAATGAGAGTCGAGTTAAATGTAGAGTGTGCTAAAAATTTGGTTAATTCACTATGGTTTTTGTACTGTATCTTCCAGAGTGTTGAGGAATTTTTCTAAATCTTGCTTGAGATAAGTCATCCGATCGCCGCTTTCCTCATCGGTCAGTTCCAACATACCCGGCTTGTTATCTACAACAAGCATCTTGACTTTAGCCGTACTTTTCTTCCCGATTTCTTTCTTGTCCTGCTGTTCTCTGCCATCTTTCACAACCCGATAATCGGCAATAGTCTGCTGAAGAGCCTGCCGCTTTTCATCAAATGTCCAAGTGAATTCCTGTTTGATGATAATGGGTTTTCCTTCGGCCTTCACTGTCAAGAGCATGATGTCCACACCTGTGCCGTCGGGGTACATAGCTGTCGTGTTAATCAGCGAACCTTCTTCATTTGCTTCCGCATCACCCCAAAATCCGTATAAATCATTTTGTCCGACTTTGTCGGCAATGTACATCCTGTCGGCCTGCTCTGCGGTGGCGGAGTTTTGTTTAGGTTCGGCGGATGCGGACGGACTGAGGAATATCAGGCTTGATGAAACCATTAAGGCGGGCAAGATACTTTTTAAAATCTTCATGTTGTTTTTCCGGTTAAAATAGGGGCGGATATTTTCCATATCCTCAACCTGTTTAATGAAAAACAAGGTGAGGGTTCTAAAGTCCGGCACGCGGACAAGAGACCATCTGAAAAACGGTTCGGCGTTTTCAGACGGCCTTTTTTTTTAAGGATGTGGATGTGGCTTATTTATCGTCATCTTTATCGTCTTTCTTGTCTTTTTTCACTACCGGTTTTTTGGCTGCCAGACCTAAAGACTTCTGCCATTGGGCGGGGTCTTTGACCAGTTCCAAGGCTTTGCGCAGTTGGTCGTCTTTGGCCGGATTCGGGGTGCGGCGGGCGATGATGTCTTCTTCTTTTTCTTTGTCGGTTTTCGGTTTTTTTGCTTCGACGGTTACTCGGTCGGCGGCATCTTCGTTGCTGCTGTTTACGTCTTCGCCGCCGAGCGGATTGCCGATATGGCCGACCAGATCGGCTTCACGGCTTTCGTAGGTGCGCTCTTTGTCTTTGACTTCTACATCGGGAACGATGCCTTGTGCCTGAATCGAGCGGTCGTTCGGGGTGTAGTAGAGGGCGGTGGTGATTTTCATGGCTGTGCCGTTGGACAGCGGAATGACGGTCTGCACCGAGCCTTTGCCGAAACTTTGGGTGCCGACAATCACTGCCCGTTTGTGGTCTTGCAGTGCGCCGGAAACGATTTCGGAGGCGGATGCGGAACCGGCGTTAATCAATACGGTCATCGGAATGGTTTTCAATTCTTGCGGCAAGCCGGTGAGCGGGTCGGATTCGCCGAAGATGGTGTAGTCTTCCGGTGTGGCTTTCAGGCTCATGCCGGCTTTGCCGTCCCGCCCTTTGGTGCTGACAACGGGGGCGTTGTCTTTCAGGAAGGCGGCGGAAATGCCGACTGCGCTGTTGAGCAGACCACCGGGGTCGTCACGCAGGTCGAGGATGATGCCTTTGAGCGAGCCTTTGTTTTGTTTGATCAAATCTTGGGCGGCTTTGTTGAGGGCTTCGACGGTTTGCTCTTGGAACTGGGTAATGCGGATATAGCCGTAGCCCGGTTCGAGCAGGTGGTGGCGCACGCTTTTGACTTTGATGATGGCACGGGTCAGATTGACGACAATCGGTTTGTCGGCGTTTTTGCGGGACAGGGTGAGGGTGATTTTGGTGCCGGGTTTGCCGCGCATTTTTTTCACGGCTTGGCTGACGGTCATGCCTCGGGTGGATTCGTTGTTGATTTTAACGATAAAGTCGCCGCTTTTCACACCGGCACGTTCGGCGGGAGTATCTTCAATCGGGGCAACGACTTTGACGAAGCCGTCTTCCTGTCCGATTTCCATGCCCAAGCCGCCAAATTCGCCTTTGGTGGATTCTTTCAGGTCGGCATAGCCTTTTTTGTCCATATATTCGGAATGCGGATCCAGCCCGCCGACCATGCCTTTCATTGCGCCTTCAAATAATTCGCTGTCGGCTTTGTCTTGATAATAGTTGGCTTTGATCTGGCCGTACACTTCGGCAATCGCTCGGATAGACTGCACCGGAAACGGTTCGTCTTTTTTCTCTTTTCCGGCGGCGAAACTTTGTACGCTCAAACTCAGTGCAATGCCGCTGAATGCGCCGAGGGTGTAGATGGCAACTTTTTTCAGGGTGGGTTTCATCATATCGGATGGAGCTTTCTGTGTGTCGTTCCGCCGTTTGGGCGGAATAGTTGTTGTGCAGATTTTCAGACGGCCTGATGCCGTCTGAAAAGTGTTTGTCGGGCGGGTTAATTAATCCACGAGAGCGGATTCATATTGCGGCCTTTGTTGCGGATTTCCAGATACAGGCCTTCTTCGCCGCTCGGAAGTGTGCCGCTGGTGCCGAGTTTGTTGCCTGCGCCGACATTATAGCCTGTGGATACGTTAATTTCATTTAAACCGGAATACACGCTGACATAATTGTCGCCGTGGTCGATTACCACCACATTGCCGTAGTCTGCCAGTTTGTCGGCATAAACCACGCTGCCGGCGGCAATGCTGCTGACGGTGCTGTCTTTCGGTGCTTGGTAGAACACGCCCCGCCATACTTCGCCGCCGCTGTCCCGGGTTTGGCCGAACAGGCCGGCCGGTGTGCCGTTAATCGGTTTGCCCAAACGCCCCTGCATACGGCTGAAGCTGTTGGCGGCGGTTTGTGCCGCCGCTGTCGGCGCTTTCAGTTTCATGTCTTCTTCGGTCAGATTGGAAAGGGCGGCCTGTTCGGCTTTGCGGGCTTTCTCGGCGGCCTCCAAACGTGCCTGCGCCGCTTTTTTGCGGGCAAGGGCTTCCTGTTTGCGTTGCTCGGCTTTGCGTTGTTCCAAATCGCTCAATAAATTATTCAAACGCTGGTCGTTGGCTTTCTGCTGCACGACTTTTTGCGCTTCTTTCGCCATTTGGGCATTCTGGCGGCGGCTTTCGACTTGTTCCGCCGTATTGCTTGCCCCCTGTTTTTTCAACGCCGCCTGCGCTTTGCTTTGCAGGTTTTTCAGACGGCCTAATTCGGCGTTGAGACGGTTTTCCTGCGCCGCCAGCGCTTTTTGCTGTTTGTTTAAATCCGCCATTACTTTTTCATTGGCCTGATTGATGTAGCGGGTGTAACGCAGGAAGCGGGTTTTCTGACCCGGTTCGGCATTTTTCAGAAACAGTGCCACGGCGTTGGGGCTGCTGTTTTTGTAATTTCCGGAAACAAAACGGGAAATCTGCGCCCGTGTGTTGGCGATTTCGGTTTTCAGACGGTTGAGTTCGGCATTGGTTTTTTGGAACTTCGCCCATGCGTCCCGCTGCTGGCGGTTGACATCGGCCAGATTGATTCTGGCCTGCTGCAATTCTTTCAGATTGGTGCTGACTTTGATCAGCAGGGCTTCCGATTGGCGCAGCAGCGCTTTTTTCTCTTCCGCATCACGGGTAGCGGCGGCAACGGCGGCACGCAATTCGGCGGAATCTTCGGTTTTGGCGGCGGCATTTTTCGTTTCCGCTTCAGCGGCTTGGGCCTTGCGGTTTTTCACATTTTTGGCGGCCGATGTTTCTTTGGCTGCTTGGTGTTTTTCAGCAGCCGCTTCTTTGGTATTTTGACGCTTGTCGGCTGCGGTTTTTTCAGCCGGATTTTTTTTGCCGTTTTTGGTATGGGTTTTGCCGTTGTCGGCGGTTTTTTCACTGTTTTTGGCTGCTTCGGCATTTTTTTCGGCACGGGCGGAGCGTTTGCCGTTTTTCTCGTTTTTCGGCTCGGCTGCGGCTTTGTCTCGGGCGTTTTTAGCGTTTTTGCTTTTGTCCGCTTTGTTGTCGGCCTGATTGTTTTTTTTCACAGCATCGGCTTTTTTTTCTGCTTGAGCTTTGCTCTGCTCGGCGGCTTTGCCTTTTTTAGCAGCGGCATTATCCGTGCGGCTGTTTTTGGCGGCACGTTCTTTGGCCGGTTCTTGGGCTTTTTTGGTTGCGGCATCTTTGCCTTTTTTCGGTGCTGCTTTTTCAGCTTGCGCCGCCGCTACGGCTTTTTTGGCGGGAGCTTTTTTGTCTTTGGTGTTGTCGGCGGCGTAGCCTTGGGCGGAAAAACACACGAGCAGGGCGAGCAGAAGGGATTTATAGCGCATGATGGATTCTGTTTCGGGCGAAATAAGATAATGCTGGGATTATACTGTCCGTAAGGCCGTCTGAAAACCGGATTGTGAAATTCTTCGGTATTGTTTTCACGTGAATTTGCGATATGTTTGCGATATGCTTGTAATCCGCCGAAACGGCCTTATATTTGAAAATATTTACCGCAATGTCTTGAGGAAAACGAACGATGATAAAAAAACTGGCTTTGATTGCTGCGCTGGCTCTGGCCGGCTGCGGCGGCGATTCGGATAAAATCGGTACGGCGAGTACGGTGTTCAATATGCTCGGCAAAAACGACCGTATCGAGGTGGAAGGTTTTGACGACCCCGATATCAGCGGCGTGTCCTGCTATATTTCCTATGCCAAAAAAGGCGGCCTGAAAGAGACGGTGAATCTGGAAGAAGATGCCAGCGATGCGTCGGTGGCGTGTGTGCAGACGGCGGAACATATCCGCTATCGTGAAGCCGATGTACTTAAACCCAAACGGGTGTTCAAACGCAGCGCCAGCGTGGCCTTTAAGAGCCAGCAAATTATCCGTTATTACGATGCCAAACGCAAAGCCTTTACCTATCTGGTTTACAGCGACAAAATCATCAACGGTTCGCCGAAAAACGCTCTGAGTGCCGTATCCTGCTACGCCAATGCTCCGGCCGATGCCAAACAGATTACCGGTATGCCGGACCACAGCATTTTCGGCACCTGCATCGTGGAAACCGCAGCGGCGAAATCATAAGGAACGCTATGGATTTAACCAATCATTTTCTGATTGCCATGCCCGACACCGACGATCTGTTTTTCGCACAAAGCGTGGTTTATCTTTGCCGGCATGACGAAGACGGCGCAATGGGCGTGATTATCAACAAGCCTTCGCCGATTACGATGGACATGATTTTCAGTGCCAGCAACCGCAATATTCCGCTGCGTATGCAGCACGAAAACGTGATGATGGGCGGGCCGGTGCAGATCGATCGGGGCTATGTTGTGCATACACCGGTGGGCAACTGGCAAAGCTCGGTTACGGTTTCCGACGACATCGCCCTGACCGCTTCGCGAGACGTGATTGAAAACTTGGAAACGCCCGAAAAAG
This window encodes:
- the panD gene encoding aspartate 1-decarboxylase — its product is MFRTLLGGKIHRATVTEADLNYVGSITIDEDLLDAAGICVNEKVAIVNNNNGERLETYTIAGKRGSGVVCLNGAAARLVQKGDIVIIMSYVMLSEPEIAAHQPKVVLVDGQNKIREVIAYEPPHTVL
- the kdsA gene encoding 3-deoxy-8-phosphooctulonate synthase codes for the protein MNIQINHLNVGNDLPFTLFGGINVLEDLDSTLKACEHYVAVTQKLGIPYVFKASFDKANRSSIHSFRGVGLDEGLKIFEAVKREFNVPVITDVHEPYQCRPVAEVCDVIQLPAFLARQTDLVVAMAQTGNVINIKKPQFLSPSQMKNIVEKFQEAGNDKLILCERGANFGYDNLVVDMLGFGVMKQSCGGLPIIFDVTHSLQTRASGAAASGGRRTQALDLAQAGMATRLAGLFLEAHANPDQARCDGPSALPLAQLEDFLIRVKAVDDTVKSFAPMVIE
- a CDS encoding S41 family peptidase, with the protein product MMKPTLKKVAIYTLGAFSGIALSLSVQSFAAGKEKKDEPFPVQSIRAIAEVYGQIKANYYQDKADSELFEGAMKGMVGGLDPHSEYMDKKGYADLKESTKGEFGGLGMEIGQEDGFVKVVAPIEDTPAERAGVKSGDFIVKINNESTRGMTVSQAVKKMRGKPGTKITLTLSRKNADKPIVVNLTRAIIKVKSVRHHLLEPGYGYIRITQFQEQTVEALNKAAQDLIKQNKGSLKGIILDLRDDPGGLLNSAVGISAAFLKDNAPVVSTKGRDGKAGMSLKATPEDYTIFGESDPLTGLPQELKTIPMTVLINAGSASASEIVSGALQDHKRAVIVGTQSFGKGSVQTVIPLSNGTAMKITTALYYTPNDRSIQAQGIVPDVEVKDKERTYESREADLVGHIGNPLGGEDVNSSNEDAADRVTVEAKKPKTDKEKEEDIIARRTPNPAKDDQLRKALELVKDPAQWQKSLGLAAKKPVVKKDKKDDKDDDK
- a CDS encoding murein hydrolase activator EnvC family protein, with amino-acid sequence MRYKSLLLALLVCFSAQGYAADNTKDKKAPAKKAVAAAQAEKAAPKKGKDAATKKAQEPAKERAAKNSRTDNAAAKKGKAAEQSKAQAEKKADAVKKNNQADNKADKSKNAKNARDKAAAEPKNEKNGKRSARAEKNAEAAKNSEKTADNGKTHTKNGKKNPAEKTAADKRQNTKEAAAEKHQAAKETSAAKNVKNRKAQAAEAETKNAAAKTEDSAELRAAVAAATRDAEEKKALLRQSEALLIKVSTNLKELQQARINLADVNRQQRDAWAKFQKTNAELNRLKTEIANTRAQISRFVSGNYKNSSPNAVALFLKNAEPGQKTRFLRYTRYINQANEKVMADLNKQQKALAAQENRLNAELGRLKNLQSKAQAALKKQGASNTAEQVESRRQNAQMAKEAQKVVQQKANDQRLNNLLSDLEQRKAEQRKQEALARKKAAQARLEAAEKARKAEQAALSNLTEEDMKLKAPTAAAQTAANSFSRMQGRLGKPINGTPAGLFGQTRDSGGEVWRGVFYQAPKDSTVSSIAAGSVVYADKLADYGNVVVIDHGDNYVSVYSGLNEINVSTGYNVGAGNKLGTSGTLPSGEEGLYLEIRNKGRNMNPLSWIN
- a CDS encoding CreA family protein → MIKKLALIAALALAGCGGDSDKIGTASTVFNMLGKNDRIEVEGFDDPDISGVSCYISYAKKGGLKETVNLEEDASDASVACVQTAEHIRYREADVLKPKRVFKRSASVAFKSQQIIRYYDAKRKAFTYLVYSDKIINGSPKNALSAVSCYANAPADAKQITGMPDHSIFGTCIVETAAAKS
- a CDS encoding YqgE/AlgH family protein, producing MDLTNHFLIAMPDTDDLFFAQSVVYLCRHDEDGAMGVIINKPSPITMDMIFSASNRNIPLRMQHENVMMGGPVQIDRGYVVHTPVGNWQSSVTVSDDIALTASRDVIENLETPEKVGKALISIGYSSWHKGQLEKELADNLWLVVEADEQILFDMPYEHRYAAAFAKLGISPSALVQGAGHA